One window of Chamaesiphon minutus PCC 6605 genomic DNA carries:
- a CDS encoding DUF4365 domain-containing protein → MQAPVLTDQHIAESLSRAYVRAIAGRAGLNLAIREYDYGVDGSFDEVVVRQSRRVESGFSLSFQLKASTQWQLDDSQVVYDLEVKTYNDLILRRSMRAATPCILILLALPTNADRWLICEETQLRLQGTCYWEYLSGSLSENRQSVRIRIPRSQRLTPESLLTLIENVKTGEW, encoded by the coding sequence ATGCAAGCACCCGTGCTAACTGACCAACATATTGCTGAATCATTGAGCCGCGCCTATGTCCGCGCGATTGCTGGACGCGCTGGACTCAACTTAGCGATTCGAGAGTATGACTACGGTGTAGATGGCAGTTTTGATGAGGTGGTAGTGCGTCAGAGTCGTCGAGTTGAATCTGGTTTTTCCCTCAGTTTTCAACTTAAAGCCTCGACCCAATGGCAACTCGATGATAGTCAGGTCGTCTATGACCTAGAAGTAAAAACCTACAACGATTTAATTCTCAGGCGCAGCATGAGAGCCGCAACACCTTGTATCCTAATTTTGTTGGCTTTGCCCACAAATGCCGATCGATGGCTCATTTGTGAAGAAACACAACTCCGGTTGCAAGGAACCTGCTACTGGGAATATCTCAGTGGTAGCCTGAGTGAGAATCGCCAATCTGTAAGAATTAGAATTCCGCGATCGCAACGCCTCACCCCCGAATCTTTGCTAACCTTAATAGAGAACGTCAAAACAGGAGAATGGTAA